The sequence CGGCGCGCGACGGGATCTGATCGACGTCAGCGACGTGGTGCACATCGTCGACGGGCTGCTGAGCACGGGCGTCGCCCGTGAGGTGGTGAACGTCGCCTCCGGCCGCGCGGCGCCGGTCGAGGAGATCGTCGGCCACATCGAGACCTGCCTCGGCGTCCGTGCCGAGCGCGAGTTCCTGGACGCCGCCGGCGCCGCCCAGCCGGTCTCGATCGGCAAACTCCGCCGGCTCCTGCCGTCCGTCCAGGACATCGGCTTCGGCCCCGACTATCACCGCGCTGTGCTCGACAAGTACGTACGGAATTACACGGAGCAAACCGCCCCGTCCTACGAAAGGTCCCACTGATCATGTCCCACCCCACCGGCGGCCAGGCCGTCTCGATCGCCCGCTTCACGCTCAAGACCGAGTTCGCAGCCAAGGGCGCCGAGTTCGAAGCGCTCTTCCCCGCGTACGTTGCCGCCGCCAAGGCGGCGGAGGGCACGCTCCGCGCCGGCCTCGCCTCGTCCACCGCCTCGTCCGGGCGGTACCTCCAGCTGACCTGGTGGCGGGACTCCGAGGCCCGGCAGGCCATGATGAGCGACCCCGCCTTCTTCCGGAACGTGGGCATCAAGTACTTCACCCTGGCCCGGCACGACAAGGTCAATGGCGACTCGATCGCGGGCGGCCTCCCCGACGTGCCGTACGCGGTCGTGGCGCTGACCGAGCTGCCCGCCACCGAGGAGAACCCCGTCCAGGCCCTGCACGGCCTGGACGGCTTCCTGGCGGACCAGCTCGTACAGCCTGACGAGGAGGACGTCCGCTACCTGCTGACCTGGTGGCGGGACGAGGACGCCTTCCGCGCGGCGCTCGCCACGGCGCCGGCCGCCCTCGACGGCGCCGAGTCGTTCGCCTTCCTTGCGGACGAGGTCAGCGGCTGACGGCCCGCACCCGGCGCGCACATGGAAGAGGGCCAGGCGGTGCGCCTGGCCCTCTTCCATGGACACCGTGAGTGGCGGTTACTTCCCCGCGGCGCCGTTCCGTGCCACGTGCGCGGTGCGCTCGGAGCGCACCTCCGCGACCTTGCCGACGGCGGCGAACTCCGCACTCTCCCGGGCCTTGAGGCGGTCCTCCTCCGACCGCCACCAGGTGATGGCCGTGTACGCGCCCGTCCGGGTCAGGGCACGGGCCAGGTCGAGGCGGGCGAGGCCGGTCGCGGCGTGCGCGGCCTCGGCGTACTCCTTGTACGTACGCTCGAACTCCTCCGCGCCCGCCTCGGTGGTCAGGTGCTCGATGACGATCACCGCGTCGGTGAGGTCTCCCGCCTCGATCCGGAGCACGTTCATGGACGGGTCGGCGGCGACGTCGACGAGCTGGTGGAACTCCTTGGCGTGCGACTGGAACACCTCGCTGCGCAGCACCTGCTGGAACGCCTCGGGCTCCAGCCACCAGCCGAGGTTGACATAGACGTCGGGGCGCTCGGTGACGCGTACGGCCTGGTGCGCGTGGAAGCCCTCCTGCGCGCGCATCCACTCCACGTGCTCCAGGAACCGGCGCTCGAACTCCTGTGCGCCTGCGGGGTCCTTGAGGGTGAAGGTGTTGATCACGGTGAAGAGCTTGCTGGGAGTCTGCTCCTCAGCGGGCTTGTCGGCCATGGCTGTCGCCTTTCGCGGACTGAAGGGTGTGATGGGCGAGCATCGCCCGTGAGGTTCAAAGCGTGTTGGAGGGCCGTTGGACGGAGAGCGCTCCGCCGGCACCCGTCGGGTTCAGCCGCGGCGCTCCTCCGCGTATGCCTTGGCGTGGCCCAGAGTGGCACGGGAGTTGGCGCTCAGCGCTCCGCGCACGAACTCCCGCGCCTCGGCGACACCGGCCGCCTCACCGAGGATCTTCGTGATGTTCGCCGTGTTGAGGGTGACGGTGTGCTGGGACGTGGCCAGGACGCCGTCGCCGTCCTCGGCCAGCTCCCAGTAGCCGGTGTGGAGGATCATCAGGGCGGGCAGGGTGATCTGTTTGTAGGCGATGCGGCGGTGGGGGAAGCAGACCCGGACCGACTTCGTGGTGTGCTGCGAGCCGTCCTTGGCGACGGTGTCCATCTCCAGGGTCTGCAGGCCCGGCGTGTCCTCGGTGAGGACGACACGGCCGACGTGCGGCAGGCGGTCGGTCCACAGCTGCGCCTCGTTGAGGAAGTCGTAGACGTCCTTCGCCGAGCCGCCGATGCGCACGGTGTCCTCGAAGGAGAACGTGAGCTCGGCCGATTCCGTGACGCGCTCGATGTTCTCCTTCAGGGAAGCGAGCTCGGAACGGCTGTTGCGGTCCACGGCCTCGTCGATCCAGCGCAGGTTCTCCGGGTCGTCGCCGACGGCCCGGTAGTCGTGCAGCAGCCGGACCCTGGACTCCTCCCCGGACAGCGGCTCGATGATCCAGGTCCCGCCCATCGCGGCGACCGGCGGGGCCGGGACCTCCTGCCGGAAGGCGATCCGCAGCGCCGCGGGGTCCAGTGTGCGGCGGGAGGTCCAGTTCTTGGCCGTGCCGTTGGCGGTGGCCCAGATCCGGATGCGCTCCTCGGTCTCGCCGCGCTCGACGTGGTCGACGTACACGCTCGGCGGGAAGATCCGGGGCCAGTTCTCCACCTCGGCTATCAGGCGGTAGACCTCGGCGGCGGCTGCGCGCACGGTGATCTCGTGCTCGACCTCACGAACGGTCATGATGAAGTGATTCCCTTCGGCTCAGAAGTTGCCAAGTCCGCCGCAGACGTTCAGCGCCTGGGAGGTGATGGAGGCGGCGGTGTCGGAGGCGAGGTAGCCGACCAGGCCGGCGACCTCCTCGGGGGTGGAGTAGCGGCCGAGCGGGATCTTCGCCTGGAACTTCTCGAGGATCGCCGCCTCGTCCGTGTCGTACGCGGCCGCGTACCCGGCGCGCACCCGCTGGGCCATGGGTGTCTCGACATAGCCGGGGCAGACGGCGTTGACGGTGATCCCGGTGGGGGCCAGCTCATTGCCGAGCGCCTTGGTGAAGCCCACGACGCCGTGCTTCGACGCGGAGTACGGGGCCCCAAGGACCACGCCCTGCTTGCCCGCCGTGGACGCGATGTTGATGATCCGGCCCCAGCCGCGCTCCCGTATCCCGCCCTGCTTCAGCACGGCGCGGGTGACCTGGAAGACGCTGGTGAGGTTGGTGGCGATGACGTCGTCCCACAGCTCGTCCTCGATGTCGGCCGTGACGCCGCCGCCGCTGCGGCCGGCGTTGTTGACCAGCACATCGACGCGGCCGTGGCGCTCGACGACCGTGCCCACCAAGGCCCGCACACTCTCCGGATCGCGCACGTCCGCGGTGCGGCCGTCGGCGTCGAAGCCCTCCGCCCGCAGCTCCTTCACCGTGAGCTCCACGGCCTCGGCGCCACGTGCGCAGATGAAGACCTTCAGACCGGCCCGGCCCAGCTCACGCGCCGCCGCAAGGCCGATGCCGCTGGTCGCCCCGGTGATCAGGGCGACCCTCTGCTCAGTGCCTGTCATGCTCGTACTCCTCTCGAAGAAATGATCGAGACCGAGCATGTCGCGACGCCTTTGAAACGGGTTCGAGGAGCGATGGACGCCCGCCGGTCGACCGGTTCTCGAAAGCGCTACGAAGCCGAGCGCCCATCATCGGTACAGGACAAGCGAGTTCACCGTGTGCAGAGAGGACCCCATGACCGCGACGGACGAGGCGACCCCAGTCAGCGCCGCCACGCTCTACCACCAAGTCCAGCAGTTCTACGCGCAGCAGATGCAGCTCCTGGACGACGGCCGGGTCGAGGAGTGGGCCGGGACCTTCACCGAGGACGGCGTGTTCGCCGCCAACGCCCACCCCGAACCGGTCGTGGGCCGCGCCGCCATCACCGCGGCGGCGGCACGGGCCACCGAGGAGTACGCCGCCAAGGGGGTACAGCGCAGGCACTGGCTCGGCATGGTCTCCGTCGAGCCGGTCGACGAGCGGTCGGCCAACGCCCGCTGCTACGCCCTGGTGATCGAGACTCCGCGTGGCGGTCAGGCCGCGATCCGGGTCAGCACGCTGTGCGTGGACCGGCTGGTCCGCGACGGCGACGGCTGGCTCGTACAGGACCGCCGGGTCTCCCGGGACGACC is a genomic window of Streptomyces griseochromogenes containing:
- a CDS encoding antibiotic biosynthesis monooxygenase, yielding MSHPTGGQAVSIARFTLKTEFAAKGAEFEALFPAYVAAAKAAEGTLRAGLASSTASSGRYLQLTWWRDSEARQAMMSDPAFFRNVGIKYFTLARHDKVNGDSIAGGLPDVPYAVVALTELPATEENPVQALHGLDGFLADQLVQPDEEDVRYLLTWWRDEDAFRAALATAPAALDGAESFAFLADEVSG
- a CDS encoding antibiotic biosynthesis monooxygenase family protein: MADKPAEEQTPSKLFTVINTFTLKDPAGAQEFERRFLEHVEWMRAQEGFHAHQAVRVTERPDVYVNLGWWLEPEAFQQVLRSEVFQSHAKEFHQLVDVAADPSMNVLRIEAGDLTDAVIVIEHLTTEAGAEEFERTYKEYAEAAHAATGLARLDLARALTRTGAYTAITWWRSEEDRLKARESAEFAAVGKVAEVRSERTAHVARNGAAGK
- a CDS encoding aromatase/cyclase, with the protein product MTVREVEHEITVRAAAAEVYRLIAEVENWPRIFPPSVYVDHVERGETEERIRIWATANGTAKNWTSRRTLDPAALRIAFRQEVPAPPVAAMGGTWIIEPLSGEESRVRLLHDYRAVGDDPENLRWIDEAVDRNSRSELASLKENIERVTESAELTFSFEDTVRIGGSAKDVYDFLNEAQLWTDRLPHVGRVVLTEDTPGLQTLEMDTVAKDGSQHTTKSVRVCFPHRRIAYKQITLPALMILHTGYWELAEDGDGVLATSQHTVTLNTANITKILGEAAGVAEAREFVRGALSANSRATLGHAKAYAEERRG
- the fabG gene encoding 3-oxoacyl-ACP reductase FabG, with protein sequence MTGTEQRVALITGATSGIGLAAARELGRAGLKVFICARGAEAVELTVKELRAEGFDADGRTADVRDPESVRALVGTVVERHGRVDVLVNNAGRSGGGVTADIEDELWDDVIATNLTSVFQVTRAVLKQGGIRERGWGRIINIASTAGKQGVVLGAPYSASKHGVVGFTKALGNELAPTGITVNAVCPGYVETPMAQRVRAGYAAAYDTDEAAILEKFQAKIPLGRYSTPEEVAGLVGYLASDTAASITSQALNVCGGLGNF
- a CDS encoding nuclear transport factor 2 family protein; its protein translation is MTATDEATPVSAATLYHQVQQFYAQQMQLLDDGRVEEWAGTFTEDGVFAANAHPEPVVGRAAITAAAARATEEYAAKGVQRRHWLGMVSVEPVDERSANARCYALVIETPRGGQAAIRVSTLCVDRLVRDGDGWLVQDRRVSRDDLA